CCTCCACCACCCTTCGCCCTTGCCGCTTCGTTGAAGCGCCAAGGAGCTACGGGTGGCAAGGAAGAGGGTCGCCCTGAGCGACCTTGAGCGAGGGCAGCGAGGAGCAAGCGAGTCGAAGGGCCACCAACGATGTCCGACAACGGCAGCCGGACCTCCTGAACCTCGTGACAACTCAATATCGAGCCTTTCTGGCGTAGCTCAACCGGTAGAGCGCGTGGCTGTTAACCACGATGTTGGAGGTTCGAGTCCTCCCGCCAGAGCCAGCGGAGCCGTAGTGTAGCCCGGTTTAACACACCTGCCTGTCACGCAGGAGATCGCGGGTTCAAATCCCGTCGGCTCCGCCATGCCGTCGCCGGCGTAGCTCAAAGGTAGAGCAGCTGATTTGTAATCAGCTGGTTGGGGGTTCGATTCCTCTCGCCGGCTCCAGCGTGTCTCCTGCCCCCGCCGCCGCCAGAGCCGCGAACACCTCGTCGCTCATAGATACCCCAGCGCCCGCAGGCGGCGCCGGATGGCTTCGATTTCCCGGGCGGTGAGGGGCTGCTCCGAGGTGCTCGGGGCCTCGGCGATGGCAGCGCCTGGTTCCCCCGCAGACGCCGAGGGGGTGGCATGGGTCGAGGCGAGGTCGCGCAGGACGTACACCGCGAACTCCGTCACCGACCGGAACCCCGTATCCGCAATGATACCCTGCAGCCGGTGGTACAGCTCGCGGGGGATCTTAAGCGTGACCTGCCTGGACTGCGCCATTGCGCTGCTCCCTCTGCAACACCCGGCCAGAGTATACGTTGGGGCTCCTGAGGTGTCAATCCGCAGGGCTGGATCGGCAGGAGCCCCGTTGCTGCGTCCGCGAGCGGGCGTGCTGATCCTGGCGCAGCGCAACCGGCGGT
This genomic stretch from Armatimonadota bacterium harbors:
- a CDS encoding CopG family transcriptional regulator, which gives rise to MAQSRQVTLKIPRELYHRLQGIIADTGFRSVTEFAVYVLRDLASTHATPSASAGEPGAAIAEAPSTSEQPLTAREIEAIRRRLRALGYL